The DNA window AAAACTATTATTGTAGCAGTAGTTATGGTTCTTACAGTAGTTCTCTTTGGTTGTTCACAATCAAACAACAATCCTGATAACCTTATTGATGACCAAGATGCTCTTTCAGGTCAAGCAGTTGCCAAAAAGCAACCAGTAAGCCCTTGTATGGGAAAAAAAGAAGGTTTTGTTCTGCGTGAATGTCAAAATGGGCAAAAAATACTTTGTGAAAAAGGCAAAGTTAAGAGTGTGAGTTGTACAACTGCCCCAGCAACAACCACAAACACACAAAATCAACCCGCAGGTTCTGCCGCATCACCTTCAAACCAACCTAACGGACCTAATTCAATTTCCATTTCATCCTGTGGAACACCTGCTGGCGGATGGCAAAGAGATACTACCTACACTTTATCTCGAGACGTCATTGCGCAGGATAACCAAGCTTGTTTTGAAATCACTGCTCTTGATCGAGTAACGATCGATTGCGCCCATCACCAAATATTAGGGCTTGGTTCACAGGATGGAATATTCTTAAGGGGAGCAGTTATTAATGATCAACTTCGTCAAATAATTCAACCAACGATTCGCAATTGTGTTATTGCTAACTTTGGGAACGGTATCTCTGTAGAAAGAGCGCAAAATGTGGTTCTAGAAAGCAATACATTAACAAACAATAACCAAGGTTTAAAATTGGAAAGAGTGGCAGGAGGATCCCTAACAAATAATCAACTTAACCTTAACCGTGTTCGGGGGATATATATCACTAATTCTGGCTCGATTACACTTTCATCAA is part of the Candidatus Woesearchaeota archaeon genome and encodes:
- a CDS encoding right-handed parallel beta-helix repeat-containing protein, whose product is MKTIIVAVVMVLTVVLFGCSQSNNNPDNLIDDQDALSGQAVAKKQPVSPCMGKKEGFVLRECQNGQKILCEKGKVKSVSCTTAPATTTNTQNQPAGSAASPSNQPNGPNSISISSCGTPAGGWQRDTTYTLSRDVIAQDNQACFEITALDRVTIDCAHHQILGLGSQDGIFLRGAVINDQLRQIIQPTIRNCVIANFGNGISVERAQNVVLESNTLTNNNQGLKLERVAGGSLTNNQLNLNRVRGIYITNSGSITLSSNQVSENQVGLVLLSSTNNLIENNRICANSVRDLQIDLGSAPNSGSGNIFSTIQNEAAMYGITGQWPLQTDYISNC